CCTGCAGGTCGGCGGCCGCCACGAACGACGGCGTCGGCTGGGCGAGCGCCTTGGTCATCGCGTCCAGCCGCTGCACGGCGTCGGACCAGGCCTGGTCGACGCGCTCGCCGGTGTCGTCCCAGTTGACCGCGTTGGCGATCAGCAGCAGCGTGCCGTCCACGTGGTCCAGCACCGCGAGGTCGGTGGCCAGCATCAGCGCCAGCTCGGGCAGCCCCAGGTCGTCGGTGGTGAGGTCGGGCAGCCGCTCGAGCCGGCGTACCGCGTCGTAGCCGATGTAGCCGACGAGACCGCCGGTCAGCGGGGGCAGGCCGGGGAGGTTGGGGGTGTGCAGCCGGGCCACCGTCTCCTGCACCGCGGCCAGCGGGTCGCCGCCCTCGGGCAGCCCCACCGGCGGGTTTCCCAGCCAGTGGGCCTCACCGTTGCGTTCGGTCAGCACCGCGGCGGAACGGACGCCGACGAAGGAGTACCTCCCCCACACCCCGCCGTGCTCGGCCGACTCGAACAGGAACGTGCCCGGCTCGTCGCGGGCCAGCTTGGCGTAGACGCCCAGGGGTGTCTCGGCGTCGGCGAGCAGCTTGCGGGTCACCGGGATCACCCTGCGCCCGGGCGCGAGGTCGCGGAACCCGGCGAGGTCGGGGGTGGTGGCGCCGAGGGACGTCATGGCCGGACCTCCCCGTCCGCGGCGGCCGGTGTGCCCACCTTCGCCGGCAGCAGACCGTCGTCGAAGCAGGTGCGGGTGCCGGTGTGGCAGGCCGGGCCCTCCTGGTCGACCCGGACCAGGAGCGTGTCGCCGTCGCAGTCCAGCCGGACCTCCTTCACCCACTGCCGGTGACCGGAGGTCTCCCCCTTCACCCAGTACTCCCGGCGGCTGCGGCTCCAGAACGTCGACCGGCCCGAGGTCAGCGTGCGGTGCAGCGCCTCGTCGTCCATCCAGCCGACCATCAGCACCTCGCCGGTGTCGTGCTGCTGGACCACCGCGACCACCAGGCCGTGGTCGTCGCGTTTGAGCCGGTCTGCGACCTCGGGGGCGAGTGCGGTGCGCACACCGGGATCGGTATCGGGGTCGGCACTGGTGGCCGCGCTGGGGTCGGCGCTGGGCATGCCCGCCATTGTTCCCGGTGCCACCGACGGCGGGCGCGACGGGTCGTGACCGCCACCGCACCGAGCCGGGCATAGCGGTACGAACGCCGGTCCGCCACCGGTCCGCCACCGGTCCGCCACCGGTTCGCCACCGGTTCGCCACCGAATTCGCTCTCGCCCGGAAGGCTGGTCGGAGCCGGTGATCGGCATGTCGGCGGGCCGTGGCAGTCTGCCCGCCATGGCGAATTCGGTGGTGCACTTCCACTCCTCGTTCGAACCCGGTGAGCCGCGTCCCGACCTGACGGGCGGCGGCGACGTTCAGGCCTCCGGCGGGCTCACCGTGGAGGTCGCGGGCGGGCCTGCCCACGCACCGGCCGCCAAGCCCGGCGTCGGCTTCTCCGGCCGGCACGCGCTCCGCTACACCGCCGACGGGGCGAGCTCGGCTCCGCGCACCGTCACGTTGTTCACCGTGGACATCGGGGTGGGGCCCGACACCGAGCTGTCCTACGTCCTGTTCCCGGAGTTCGGCGACCTGACCTACGCGGCGACCTACACCGCGGTCGACCTGGAGTTCGCCGACGGCACCCGGCTCAGCGACCTCGGCGCCCGCGACCAGTACGCCCAGCCCGTCGACGCGGCCGCCCAGGGTGCTGCCCGCATGCTCTACGCCGACCAGTGGAATCTCCGGCGGATCGCGGTCGGCGCCGTCGCTGCCGGCCGCCGGGTCACCGCCGTCCTGCTCACCCACCACCGGCCCGACGGCGCCGCGAAGACCGACGCGACCGTGCCGTCGCGGGGCTGGGTGGACGACATCGTTCTCGCCGAACGCGCCCGGCCCGCCGAGGAGCCGCGCCGGCTGTCCGACCACGTGGTCACCACCCGCGGCACGCACTCCAGCGGCGCGTTCTCCCGGGGCAACAACATCCCGGCCACGGCGGTGCCGCTGGGATTCAACTTCTGGACGCCGGTCACCGACGCGGGCTCGCTGCGCTGGGAGTACGAATACCACCGCGGCAACGACGACGAGAACCGCCCGCGCCTGCAGGCCCTGGGGCTGAGCCACCAGCCCAGCCCGTGGATGGGCGACCGGCACACGTTCCAGGTGATGCCGTCCAGCGCCGCCGGCACCCCCGACGCCGACCGCGCCGCGCGGGCGCTGGCGTTCGGCCACGACAACGAGATCGCCCGCCCGCACTGGTACTCCGTCACCTTCGACAACGGCCTGGTCGCCGAGATCGCCCCGGCCGACCATGCGGCGATGTTCCGGTTCACGTTCACCGGGCCCACCTCCACGCTGCTCTTCGACAACGTCGATGCCGACGCCGCGGTGAGCGTCGATCCGGAGACCGGTGTGCTGACCGGCTACACCGACACCGGCAGCCGGCGGTCCAACGGCGCGAGCCGGATGTTCGTGTACGCGGAGTTCGACCGGCCCGTGGTCGAGTCCGGCCGACCCGACGGCGTGGGCGAGCGTGCGCAGGCGGCGGCGTACGCGAGGTTCGACCCGGCCGGCGAGCGGACGGTGACCATGCGGATCGCCACCTCGCTGATCAGCCTGGAGCAGGCACGCCACAACCTCGCACTGGAGATCGCGCCCGGCGACACCTTCGAGGACGTCCGCGAACGCGCCCAGCGGCAGTGGGACGACACCCTCGGCGTGATCGAGGTGGAAGGGGCGAGCGAGGACCAGCTCACCACGCTGTACTCCAACCTCTATCGGCTGTACCTGTATCCCAACTCCGCCCACGAGAACACCGGCACCGCGCAGGTGCCCATCTACGCGCACGCCGTGCAGGCGGCGACGTCCGCGCCGCCGAGCGGCCCCACCCGGACAGGTGCCGACGTCGTTCCCGGCAAGGCGTACGTCAACAACGGCTTCTGGGACACCTACCGCACCACCTGGCCGGCCTACGCCCTGTTCACCCCCGGGCTGGCCGGTGAACTGGTGGAGGGGTTCCTCCAGCAGTACCGCGACGGCGGCTGGGTGGCCCGCTGGTCCTCCCCCGGCTACGCCGACTGCATGGTCGGCACCAGTTCCGACGTGGCCTTCGCCGACGCCTACTGCAAGGGCATCGAGGGCTTCGACGCCTGGGCGGCCTACGAGTCGGCGGTGAAGAACGCCACCGTCCGCCCGCCCAACCCGTTCGTCGGCCGCAAGGGCATGGAGCGTTCGCCGTTCCTCGGCTACACGCCGGTGGAGGCGACCGAGGAGGCGATGTCGTGGTCGATGGACGGCTACATCAACGACTTCGGCATCGCCATGATGGCCGGGCAGCTGGCCCGCGACGTGGGGCCCGACGACGCCCGCTACTCCCGGTTGCGCGAGGAGGAGGAGTACTTCCGCCGGCGTGCGCTCGGCTACGTCCACCTGTTCGACCCGGCGGTCGGCTTCTTCCAGGGCCGGCACGGCGACGGTTCGCGGCGGCTGTCACCGCAGGAGTTCGACCCGCGGGTGTGGGGCTTCGACTACACCGAGACCAACGCCTGGAACATGGCGTTCCACGTTCCGCACGACGGCGCCGGCCTCGCCTGGCTCTACGGCGGGCGGGAGGCGCTCGCGCGCAGATTGGACGAGTTCTTCGCCACCCCGGAGACCGGTGAGGAACGGTTCAAGGGTTCCTACGGCACCGTCATCCACGAGATGACCGAGGCCCGCGACGTACGCATGGGGATGTACGGCCACAGCAACCAGCCGGCCCACCACATCGCCTACATGTACACCTACGCCGGACGGCCGGCGCGCACCCAGGAGAAGGTGCGCGAGGTGCTCAACCGGCTCTACCTCGGCAGCGAGCTCGGGCAGGGCTACTGCGGCGACGAGGACAACGGTGAGATGTCGGCGTGGCAGGTGTTCAGCGCGCTCGGGTTCTACCCGCTGCAGATGGGCAGCCCCCGCTACGCGATCGGCTCGCCGTTGTTCACCCGGGCGACCGTGCACCTGGAGTCCGGCGCCGACCTGGTGATCAGCGCACCGGACAACGACGCGGGCAACATCCACGTGCAGGGCCTCACCGTGGACGGTGTGCCCTACGACCGGGCCTGGCTGCCGCACGACCTGCTCGCCAAGGGCGGCGTGCTGGAGTTCGCCATGGGGCCCGAGCCGTCCGACTGGGCGAGCGGACCCGACGCCGCACCGCCGTCGCTCACCGAGCCCGGCGAGGCACCCGCACCTCTCGTCGACGTCACCCGGCCCAGCGCGGGCACGGCCCGGGCGAGCGAGGGCGTGGACGCCGAGTACCTGTTCGACGACAGCTCGGCCGGCTCGGTGACGTTCACCGGCACCCAGCGGTGGGTGTCGTACGAGCTGGCGGCACCGGCCCGGGTTGCCTTCTACACGCTCACCTCCGCGGTGGAGAACGCCGGCGCGGCCCCCACGGCGTGGGTGCTCGCCGGCTCCCGGGACGGGACCAGCTGGGAGGTTCTGGACACCAGGAGCGGGGAGGAGTTCGCGTGGCCGGTGCACACCCGGCCGTTCCGGGTAGCCACGCCCGGTGACTACACCCACTACCGGCTCGACCTCGCGCCGGCGCCCGAGAACGCGGCCGGCGGCGAGCCGGTGGCCCTCGCCCAGGTGGAACTGCTGGCCTAGCGTCTGTCCCGGCCCAGGATCCAGCCCAGATCCGGGCGTGAGCCGGCGGGCGGAGGAGACACGCGTCAGGTAGCCGACTTCGAGTCGGGCGCGAGCGCCCTACGATCGGGGCATGACTGATCACGCCCGCGCCGAACGCCGAGCGCTCGCCGACCTGCTGGACACGCTGGGGCCGGACGCGCCCACCCTGTGCGCCGACTGGACGACGTCCGACCTCGCCGCCCACCTGGTGATCCGGGAGAGTGACCCGCTCGGTGCCGCGGGCATCCTGCTGCCGCCCCTCGCCGACAAGACGAAGGAACACATGGCCGGCCTCGTCGGGCGGCTCGGCTACACCGGGGTGGTCGACCGCTTCCGACAGGGTCCGCCCACGTGGTCCCCGGCGCGGCTGCCGGTGGTGGACCGTGCGGCCAACACGGTGGAGTTCTTCGTCCACCACGAGGACGTGCGGCGTGCCCAGCCGGACTGGACCCCGCGCGACCTGCCGAACGACTTCGAAAACCTCCTGTGGCGGCGGGTCGGCAGCGCCGGGCGGATGCTGTTCCGCCGGTCCGCGGCCGGAGTGCTGGTGGCCCGCCCCGACGGCGCCACCGCCCGGGTCCGCAAGGGCGAGCCGACCGCCGTGCTGTCCGGGCGCCCGAGCGAGATCACGTTGTACATGTTCGGGCGCAGGGGTGCGTCCCGGGCCGAGGTCGGCGGTCCGCCGGCGGCTGTCCAGGCGCTGGCCCACGCCCCGCTGGGCGTCTGACGGCCCGACCGCCCCACGTGGGCGGCGAGCCGTCGCCGTCCCTGGGCGGACGACGCCCCGGCACCGCCCGGGCGCCCGCGAGTCCCGGCGGCCAGGTGTAACCTTCGGGCGGCAGCGACACAAGAAACACAGGCCAGCAGGACAGCAGTAGCGACAGACAACAGCAGACGACAGGGGAGCGCGGAAGCGCTGAGAGTGCGGGGCCGCCAGAGATGGCGCCGCCCGCAGACCCTCGAACCTGATCTGGGTAATGCCAGCGCAGGAAGTCGGTCTGTCCGTTCGTCACCGGGCCCGTGCCCGGCCGATCGACCGATCGGGCGGTGCGGAGCCCCGCGGCGAGTCGGACCCGTGGCACTCAGGCCGCGTCTCCTCCCCGGTACAGGGAGGACGTTCATGACCCAGGATGTGACCTCGACCGCGACCCGCGGTCAGCGACCTGTCGACCGGCGGTGGCGCACCGTCGACATCGTGGTCGCCGCCGTGGTCGCGGTGGCGTTCGGCGTGGTGTTCGGCGCCTGGAACGCCCTGTGGGCGGCGCTCGGCCCCGTGTTCACCGGCTTCCCGCCCGGTCAGGCCGTGATGTACGGCATGTGGCTGCTCCCCGGCGTCCTCGGCGGCCTGCTGATCCGCAAGCCCGGCGCCGCGGTGTTCACCGAACTCGTCGCCGCCGCCGTCTCGGTCTACTTCGCCGCGCCCTCGCCGTTGGCGATCATCCTGTACGGACTGGTCCAGGGCCTGGCCGCCGAACTCGTCTTCGCGGCGTTCCGTTACCGCCGCTGGCGGCTGCCGGTGGCGCTGCTCGCCGGTGCGGTCGCGGGGGTGGTCCCGGCCGTCATGGACAACGTGCTCTACAACCTCAAGTGGGCGCCGACCTGGCAGCTCGTGTACGGCGTGCTCGTGGTGGTGAGCTCGCTCGTCATCGCCGGGGCCGGCTCGTTCGCCCTCGTCCGCACCCTCGCCGCCACCGGCGTCCTGGCACCGTTCGCGTCCGGCCGGGAGCAGACATCCCGGTGAGCGCGTCGGCGACGGCCTCGCTGCCCGCCGCGTCCGGGCCCGGCTCCGCACTGGCGGTCCGGGCCCGTGGGTGGTCCTTCCGGTACGCCGGCCGGCAGACGTGGGCGGTCCGCGATCTCGATCTCGACGTCGAGCCCGGCGAGCGGGTGCTGCTCGCCGGCCCGTCCGGTGGGGGCAAGAGCACCCTGCTCACCGGCCTGGCCGGTCTGCTGGACACCGAACAGTCCGCCGACGTCGAGGGCACCCTGCTGGTCGGTGGGTCGCCACCGCCGCAGGTACGCGACCGGATCGGCCTGGCGTTCCAGGATCCCGAGACGCAGCTGGTGATGGCCCGGGCCGGCGACGACGTGGCGTTCGGGCTGGAGAACCGCGCCGTGCCCACCGAGCGCATCTGGCCGCGGGTCGACGACGCGCTCGCGCTGACCGGTTTCCCGTACGGCAGGGACCATCCGACCGGGCGGCTGTCGGGCGGGGAGAAGCAACGGCTCGTTCTGGCCGGGGTGGTGGCGCTGCGCCCGGACCTGATCCTGCTGGACGAGCCGACCGCCAACCTCGACCCCGACGGGGCGGCGCTCGTACGCCAGGCCGTCGACCAGGTGGTCGCGGCCACCGGAGCGACGCTGGTCGTGGTCGACCACCGGGTCGGCGACTGGCTGCCGCTGGTGGACCGGGTGGTGGTGCTCCGCTCCGGCGGCGGCGTCCTCGCCGACGGCAGCCCGGAGAAGGTCTTCGCCACCGACCACGCGTCGCTCGCCGCGGCCGGTGTGTGGATCCCGGGCGAGCTGCCGGCACCCCGGCGGCCGCCTGCCCCGACCACCCCGACCACCTCGACCACCTCGACCGGCTCGCCCGCGCCGGCCGCTCCGGCTGCCTCGGCCGAGCTGCTCACCGCTGCATCGGTCAGCTACACCTACCCGGCCGCGGACCGGCCCGCCCTCACCGGTGCCGACCTGCGGCTGTCCGCCGGTGAGGTGGTCGCGGTCTCCGGCGCGAACGGCTCAGGGAAGTCGACTCTCGCCATGCTGACGGCCGGGTTGCTCGCCCCGTCGTCGGGCGAGGTGACCGTCGCCCCCGAGCTGTCGTCCGGCCGGTCCCCCAGCCTCGCCGGCGGCCGTCGGCCACTGCACCGCTGGCGGGCGGCCCAGCTGGTACGCGCGGTGGGCACGGTCTTCCAGGATCCCGAGCACCAGTTCCTCACCGCGAGCGTGCGGGCCGAGCTCGCCCTCGGGCCCCGGCTGGCGGGCCTGTCCCCCGAGGACACCGGACGCCGGGTGGACGAACTCCTGCACCGGCTCGCCCTGGACCACCTCGCCGACGCGAACCCGTTCACCCTGTCCGGCGGGGAGAAGCGGCGGCTGTCGGTGGGCACCGCGCTGGCGGCCGGTCCGCGGGTGCTCGTCCTGGACGAACCGACGTTCGGGCAGGACCGGCGTACCTGGGGTGAGCTGGTCGACCTGCTCGCCGAGCTGCGCGACGGCGGCCACGCCATCTGCTGCGTGAGCCACGACCGCGACCTGATCGCCGCGCTCGGCGACCGGGAGATCCGCGTACGGTCCGGGCGGGTGATCGGGTGAGCGTCCTCGCCGAGCCGATCGTCACCGACCCGAACGCCCCGGTCACCCGGCTGAACCCGGTCACCAAGATCGTGGCCGCGTTCGTGATCCTGGCCGGGCTGCTGCTCACCGCCGACGCGGTGACGCCGGCCCTCGTCCTCGGCGCCGAGCTGGTCGCCATCGCCGCGGCCGGCCTGCGGTGGCGGACGTTTCTCCGCCGGCTGGTGCTGCTGTTCGTCACCGTCGCCGGGCTCGCGGTGTCCACCCTGCTGTTCACCGACCAGACCGGCGGCACGGTGTGGCTGTCGGCCGGGCCGCTGCACCTGTCCAGCCAGAGCCTGCTGGCCGCCGTGTCGGTGGTGACCCGGGTGCTCGCCATCGCACTGCCGGGCATCGTGGCGTTCGCCTCCACCGACCCCACCGAGTTCGCCGACGCGCTGGTGCAGCACTTCCGTACGCCACCTCGGTTCACCTTCGGCGCGCTGGCGGCGTTCCGGCTGCTGCCGGTGCTGGGCGACGAATGGCGGACCTTGCTGCTCGCCCGCCGCGCGCGGGGCCTGGACGCCGGGCGGTCGCCCGTACGCCGGGCACGGTTGTTCGCCTCGGGCGTGTTCGCCCTGCTGGTGGTGGCGATCCGGCGTGGGGTCCGGCTGGCGACCGCGATGGAGTCGCGCGGCTTCACCGACCGGCCAGGCCGCACCCTCGCCCGGCCCCGGCCACTGCGCCGGGCGGACTGGGTGGTCGTCGCCGGCACGGTCGCGGTCGTGGCGGGCGCCACAGCGGTCAGCCTGGCGCTGGGCACCTGGCGGTTCCTGTTCTGGTAGCCGGCGCGCATCGGGACGAGGAGCCCGAGCCACCGGAGCCTTGTACCCCTGACATCTGTCACGGGTCCGGCCCGCCCGACCCACACGGGGCCGGCGGACTCACTTTCGCCACACTGAGCGGGTGACCATCGCCGAGAACCCCGGCTCGCCCGCCCCGAGCGGTCCACCCGAACTCGAGCTCCGTCCACCCCGGCACCGCGTCGCTCCCCGCGCGAGGCGCTACTGGGCGGCCCGCGCGGGCGCCGGCTGGCTGCTGCTGCTCGCCGTACAGACCGTGTGGTGGATCCTCGCCGGCGGCGGCGCCACCGGCTGGCGGGTGGCCGGAGTCGTGGCGACCGTCGTTCTGGGCGCCGCGCACGTGACGGTGATGCCCCGGTGGCGATACCACGTACACCGCTGGGAGGCCACCGGCGAAGCCGTCTACACCCAGTCCGGATGGTTCGACCAGGAACGCCGGATCGCACCGGTGTCCCGGATCCAGACGGTGGACAGCGAACGCGGCCCGCTGGAGCAGCTCTTCGGCCTGTCGAACGTCACCGTGACCACCGCCTCGGCCGCCGGGCCGCTGAAGATCCACGGCCTGGACCGCGACACCGCGGAGCGGCTGGTCGACGAGCTCACCGCCACCACCCAGGCCAACCAGGGAGACGCGACGTGACGGAGCTCGGCAACCCGCCCAGCACCGCCGCGACCGCGACCGACACCGCGGGCTGGCGCCGGCTCAGTCCGCGGATGCTCGCGGTCCACCCCGTTCAGGAGCTCGTTCGGTCCTTCCCTGCCCTCCTCGGTGCTTTGGTGGCCGGAACCAGCAGCGGGCACGGCCCCTTGTGGGGCCTGGTCGGTCTGGTCCTGGTGATCGGTCTGGGAACGCTGCGGTGGTTCACCACGACGTACCGCATCTCCCCCGCACACGTGCAGGTGCGCCGCGGCCTGCTGCGCCGCCGGGTGCTCACCGTTCCGCGTGACCGCGTCCGCACCGTCGACGTCACCGCGAACGCGATGCACCGGGTGGTGGGGCTGGCCCGGGTCGAGATCGGCACCGGCCGTTCGGACCGCAGGGGCGAGAACGGGCTGAAGCTGGACGCCCTCGCCGGCGCGGACGCCCGCCGCCTGCGCGAGGAGCTCCTCCACCGCCTCCCGCCCGCCGCCGCTCCGGCGGCCGGCCCGGCGCCTGCGACCGCTCCGGCGGCCGGTCCGGCACCCGCGACCACACCCCCACCGGCACCCGAGGACGCGCCGGCGACGACGCCGCGCCCACGCCCGGCCCCGGCGCCGGTGAGCACACCGGAGCAGGAGACCAGGCTGGCCACCCTGGACCCGCGATGGGTGAGGTACGGGCCGTTCACGCTGTCCGGGCTGCTGACCATCGGCGTGGTCCTCGGCTTCGGCTCCCGTGCGGTGTCGGAGGCGAAGATCGACCTGAGCAAGATCGGCCCGGTCCACCGGCTCCTGGACCAGGTGCGCGGCGCGGGCTGGCTGGTGGGAGCCGTGGAGGTGGTCGTCCTCCTGCTGGTCGTCTGCGTCCTCGCGTCCACGCTGGCCTACGTCCTCGCGTTCTGGAACTACCGGCTCACCCGGCATCCGGGCGGGACCCTGCACGTCAACCGAGGCCTGATCACCACCCGCGCCACCAGCATCGAGGAGCGCCGGATGCGCGGCGTCGAACTCAGCGAGCCGCTCTCCCTGCGTCTCGCCGGCGGGGCGCGGTGCATCGCCATCGCCACCGGGCTACGTGTCGGCCGGGGCGCCGAACGCGGCGGGTCGCTGCTGCTTCCCCCGGCGCCGCGCAAGGTCGCCCTGCGGGTGGCCGGGGATGTGTTCGGCGGCGTCGAGCCGTACGTCACGCCGCTCGTCCCGCACGGGCCGCAGGCGGTGCGCCGCAGGTTCACCCGGGCGCTCGGGCTGACCGCGCTCCTGGTCCTCGCGCTGGCCGCGCTGCACGAGGTCGCCGGACTTCCGGCGTGGGTGTGGCAGGCGTGGCTGGTGCTGCTCCCCTGCGCGGCGCTGGTCGCGGCGGACCGGGCGCGCAGCCTCGGCCACGCGCTGCGCGACGGTGTGCTGGTCTGCCGGTTCGGTTCGCTCGTACGCCGCCGCAACGTACTGACCTGTGACGGCGTACTGGGCTGGAACCTCCGGCAGTCGTTCTTCCAGCGCAGGGTCGGGTTGACGACGCTGGTGGCCACGACCGCGGCCGGCCGGCAGCACTACGAGATCCCGGACGTCGACACCGCCGAGGCGGTACGGGTGGCCGACGCCGCCGTGCCCGGGCTGCTCACGCCGTTCCTGGTCCACGCCCACAGCTCAGAACGCCAGGAGCGGCCGGAGCGCCGGGCGCATTGACGAACGTCACTCGTCCGGGGTCTCGCTGAGCACACGTTCGGCGGCCCGCACGAAGTAGGAGACCGAGTCGGCCGGGCTGAGCGCCATCGCCCGCAGGTGGTCGAACGCCAGGCTGTGGCGATAGACCTCGGCGTGACTCTCGACGTAGCGGTTGGCGGTCATGGTCTCGACGTACACCGCCTCCGGCTCGTGCGGGTTGGGAAACTCGAGGATGTCGAACGACCCGGCGCTGGACGGGTGCGCTCCCGCCGAGACCGGCAGCACCTGCACCGTCACGGTGCCCCGTTCGGCGTACTCCCGCAGCCGGTCGTACTGCTCTGCCATCACCTTGGCCGACCCGACCAACCACGTCAGCGCGGGCTCGGCGATGACCAGCCAGAACCGCAGCGGGTCCGCCTCGCGGGCCAGCAGGCGCTGCCTGGTCATCCGGGCCTCCACCCGGCGGTCGATCTCGGAGGGTGAGGAGAGGCCCATCGTGGCGCCGCGGATGATCTCGCGGGCGTAGGCCTCGGTCTGCATCAGACCGTGGATCACGTGCGCACTGTAGGAGCGCATGCCGGCGAGCTGCGCCTCGAGCTCGATGTAGTCGACGTAGTCGCTGGGCAGGAACTCCGCGTAGGCGTCCCACCAGCCCTTGGTGCGCGCCGTCCTGGTCTTGCTGAGGATCGCCGTGCGGCGGCCCTCCTCGACGTTGTACAGGTCGAGGAGGAGGTTGAGGTCCTTCAGGCTGACCCCGACGATCGCGGTCTCGATCCGGCTGATCTTGGCGACCGACCAGCCGGTCCTCGCGGCAACCTCCTCCAACGTCACCTGGGCACGTTCGCGGAACATCCGTAGCTCCGCGGCGAGCCGGCGGCGCTGGATCGTGGGCGGTTTCGTACTCGGCATGCGTCTTCCCCGTTTGGCGTTGCTGGAAGGAGTTTGGTCATTCGATATTGCGGGAAGTAGTCCGTCTTCGCACCAGGTTCAGCCGAACCCGGACCGCACGACACAAGTGCAAATTTACGCATTGGTGTTGTCGGTGGCGTCGCTCGGGATTACGGTCGACTCAGGATCGTGCACCCAGAGCTATCACTCCACGGGGGAGGTTCGTGCGATGGCAAGCACACCC
This sequence is a window from Actinopolymorpha sp. NPDC004070. Protein-coding genes within it:
- a CDS encoding ABC transporter ATP-binding protein codes for the protein MSASATASLPAASGPGSALAVRARGWSFRYAGRQTWAVRDLDLDVEPGERVLLAGPSGGGKSTLLTGLAGLLDTEQSADVEGTLLVGGSPPPQVRDRIGLAFQDPETQLVMARAGDDVAFGLENRAVPTERIWPRVDDALALTGFPYGRDHPTGRLSGGEKQRLVLAGVVALRPDLILLDEPTANLDPDGAALVRQAVDQVVAATGATLVVVDHRVGDWLPLVDRVVVLRSGGGVLADGSPEKVFATDHASLAAAGVWIPGELPAPRRPPAPTTPTTSTTSTGSPAPAAPAASAELLTAASVSYTYPAADRPALTGADLRLSAGEVVAVSGANGSGKSTLAMLTAGLLAPSSGEVTVAPELSSGRSPSLAGGRRPLHRWRAAQLVRAVGTVFQDPEHQFLTASVRAELALGPRLAGLSPEDTGRRVDELLHRLALDHLADANPFTLSGGEKRRLSVGTALAAGPRVLVLDEPTFGQDRRTWGELVDLLAELRDGGHAICCVSHDRDLIAALGDREIRVRSGRVIG
- a CDS encoding PH domain-containing protein, which produces MTIAENPGSPAPSGPPELELRPPRHRVAPRARRYWAARAGAGWLLLLAVQTVWWILAGGGATGWRVAGVVATVVLGAAHVTVMPRWRYHVHRWEATGEAVYTQSGWFDQERRIAPVSRIQTVDSERGPLEQLFGLSNVTVTTASAAGPLKIHGLDRDTAERLVDELTATTQANQGDAT
- a CDS encoding ECF transporter S component, which produces MTQDVTSTATRGQRPVDRRWRTVDIVVAAVVAVAFGVVFGAWNALWAALGPVFTGFPPGQAVMYGMWLLPGVLGGLLIRKPGAAVFTELVAAAVSVYFAAPSPLAIILYGLVQGLAAELVFAAFRYRRWRLPVALLAGAVAGVVPAVMDNVLYNLKWAPTWQLVYGVLVVVSSLVIAGAGSFALVRTLAATGVLAPFASGREQTSR
- a CDS encoding TIGR03085 family metal-binding protein; translated protein: MTDHARAERRALADLLDTLGPDAPTLCADWTTSDLAAHLVIRESDPLGAAGILLPPLADKTKEHMAGLVGRLGYTGVVDRFRQGPPTWSPARLPVVDRAANTVEFFVHHEDVRRAQPDWTPRDLPNDFENLLWRRVGSAGRMLFRRSAAGVLVARPDGATARVRKGEPTAVLSGRPSEITLYMFGRRGASRAEVGGPPAAVQALAHAPLGV
- a CDS encoding GH92 family glycosyl hydrolase; this encodes MANSVVHFHSSFEPGEPRPDLTGGGDVQASGGLTVEVAGGPAHAPAAKPGVGFSGRHALRYTADGASSAPRTVTLFTVDIGVGPDTELSYVLFPEFGDLTYAATYTAVDLEFADGTRLSDLGARDQYAQPVDAAAQGAARMLYADQWNLRRIAVGAVAAGRRVTAVLLTHHRPDGAAKTDATVPSRGWVDDIVLAERARPAEEPRRLSDHVVTTRGTHSSGAFSRGNNIPATAVPLGFNFWTPVTDAGSLRWEYEYHRGNDDENRPRLQALGLSHQPSPWMGDRHTFQVMPSSAAGTPDADRAARALAFGHDNEIARPHWYSVTFDNGLVAEIAPADHAAMFRFTFTGPTSTLLFDNVDADAAVSVDPETGVLTGYTDTGSRRSNGASRMFVYAEFDRPVVESGRPDGVGERAQAAAYARFDPAGERTVTMRIATSLISLEQARHNLALEIAPGDTFEDVRERAQRQWDDTLGVIEVEGASEDQLTTLYSNLYRLYLYPNSAHENTGTAQVPIYAHAVQAATSAPPSGPTRTGADVVPGKAYVNNGFWDTYRTTWPAYALFTPGLAGELVEGFLQQYRDGGWVARWSSPGYADCMVGTSSDVAFADAYCKGIEGFDAWAAYESAVKNATVRPPNPFVGRKGMERSPFLGYTPVEATEEAMSWSMDGYINDFGIAMMAGQLARDVGPDDARYSRLREEEEYFRRRALGYVHLFDPAVGFFQGRHGDGSRRLSPQEFDPRVWGFDYTETNAWNMAFHVPHDGAGLAWLYGGREALARRLDEFFATPETGEERFKGSYGTVIHEMTEARDVRMGMYGHSNQPAHHIAYMYTYAGRPARTQEKVREVLNRLYLGSELGQGYCGDEDNGEMSAWQVFSALGFYPLQMGSPRYAIGSPLFTRATVHLESGADLVISAPDNDAGNIHVQGLTVDGVPYDRAWLPHDLLAKGGVLEFAMGPEPSDWASGPDAAPPSLTEPGEAPAPLVDVTRPSAGTARASEGVDAEYLFDDSSAGSVTFTGTQRWVSYELAAPARVAFYTLTSAVENAGAAPTAWVLAGSRDGTSWEVLDTRSGEEFAWPVHTRPFRVATPGDYTHYRLDLAPAPENAAGGEPVALAQVELLA
- a CDS encoding energy-coupling factor transporter transmembrane component T, which produces MSVLAEPIVTDPNAPVTRLNPVTKIVAAFVILAGLLLTADAVTPALVLGAELVAIAAAGLRWRTFLRRLVLLFVTVAGLAVSTLLFTDQTGGTVWLSAGPLHLSSQSLLAAVSVVTRVLAIALPGIVAFASTDPTEFADALVQHFRTPPRFTFGALAAFRLLPVLGDEWRTLLLARRARGLDAGRSPVRRARLFASGVFALLVVAIRRGVRLATAMESRGFTDRPGRTLARPRPLRRADWVVVAGTVAVVAGATAVSLALGTWRFLFW
- the hisI gene encoding phosphoribosyl-AMP cyclohydrolase; this encodes MPSADPSAATSADPDTDPGVRTALAPEVADRLKRDDHGLVVAVVQQHDTGEVLMVGWMDDEALHRTLTSGRSTFWSRSRREYWVKGETSGHRQWVKEVRLDCDGDTLLVRVDQEGPACHTGTRTCFDDGLLPAKVGTPAAADGEVRP
- a CDS encoding PH domain-containing protein — translated: MTELGNPPSTAATATDTAGWRRLSPRMLAVHPVQELVRSFPALLGALVAGTSSGHGPLWGLVGLVLVIGLGTLRWFTTTYRISPAHVQVRRGLLRRRVLTVPRDRVRTVDVTANAMHRVVGLARVEIGTGRSDRRGENGLKLDALAGADARRLREELLHRLPPAAAPAAGPAPATAPAAGPAPATTPPPAPEDAPATTPRPRPAPAPVSTPEQETRLATLDPRWVRYGPFTLSGLLTIGVVLGFGSRAVSEAKIDLSKIGPVHRLLDQVRGAGWLVGAVEVVVLLLVVCVLASTLAYVLAFWNYRLTRHPGGTLHVNRGLITTRATSIEERRMRGVELSEPLSLRLAGGARCIAIATGLRVGRGAERGGSLLLPPAPRKVALRVAGDVFGGVEPYVTPLVPHGPQAVRRRFTRALGLTALLVLALAALHEVAGLPAWVWQAWLVLLPCAALVAADRARSLGHALRDGVLVCRFGSLVRRRNVLTCDGVLGWNLRQSFFQRRVGLTTLVATTAAGRQHYEIPDVDTAEAVRVADAAVPGLLTPFLVHAHSSERQERPERRAH